From the genome of Nakamurella flavida, one region includes:
- a CDS encoding ABC transporter substrate-binding protein encodes MTPRTRYRFHPLVAAAITALTVLAGCSAGSSVQEPTAGTTAGSSGSASPPAPADASLAIGFVLEPGSLDFTQADGAAIPQVLLDNVYETLVSQDQSGAIVPKLAESWTVSPDGLTYTFQLRSGVTFSDGAPFTAQDAAFSIDRVKADWKPAVKAGMDVVASAVATSDTELTVTLTEPSNSWLFRMTTRIGAMFSRTGVADLATTPIGTGPYAFGSWNRGEQIVLTRNPTYWGTPAALATATFRYFQDPAAMDNAMLTGGIQVISAVQTPESLAQFADTTRYQVIEGTTNGEVMMAMNNGRAPLSDVRVRQAISYALDRQQILDGAWSGYGSLIGGHEAPTDPWFTDLTGVYPHDVAKARALLAEAGQSDLRLTLKLPPVPYAQAAGAIVVSQLAEAGITVEASSVTFPVWLDQVFGQADYDLTIVNHVEPRDISTIFGDPAYYTRYDNAQVRDLFAAGDAGTPEEYVADYRAAMETITQDAAAAWLWSFPNLVVADASVRGLPQNAIGESFDLTTVSVG; translated from the coding sequence ATGACGCCGAGGACGCGCTACCGCTTCCACCCGCTGGTCGCCGCCGCGATCACTGCCCTGACCGTCCTCGCCGGATGCTCGGCGGGCTCGTCGGTCCAGGAGCCGACGGCCGGAACCACCGCCGGGTCGAGCGGGTCCGCCTCGCCCCCGGCACCGGCGGACGCGTCACTGGCCATCGGGTTCGTCCTCGAGCCGGGGAGCCTGGACTTCACCCAGGCCGACGGGGCCGCCATCCCGCAGGTGCTGCTGGACAACGTGTACGAGACCCTGGTCAGCCAGGACCAGAGTGGCGCCATCGTGCCCAAGCTCGCCGAGAGCTGGACGGTCTCCCCGGACGGGCTGACCTACACCTTCCAGCTGCGCAGCGGGGTCACCTTCTCCGACGGCGCCCCGTTCACCGCGCAGGACGCCGCCTTCTCCATCGACCGGGTCAAGGCCGACTGGAAGCCGGCGGTCAAGGCGGGGATGGACGTCGTCGCGAGTGCCGTGGCCACCAGCGACACCGAGCTGACCGTCACCCTGACCGAGCCGAGCAACTCCTGGCTGTTCCGGATGACCACCCGGATCGGCGCGATGTTCTCCCGGACGGGCGTGGCCGATCTCGCCACCACCCCCATCGGCACCGGGCCCTACGCCTTCGGGTCGTGGAACCGCGGCGAGCAGATCGTGCTCACCCGCAACCCGACGTACTGGGGCACCCCGGCAGCGTTGGCCACGGCCACCTTCCGCTACTTCCAGGATCCGGCGGCCATGGACAACGCCATGCTCACCGGCGGCATCCAGGTCATCTCCGCGGTGCAGACGCCGGAGTCGCTGGCCCAGTTCGCCGACACCACCCGCTACCAGGTCATCGAGGGCACGACCAACGGCGAGGTGATGATGGCCATGAACAACGGCCGGGCCCCGCTCTCCGACGTCCGGGTCCGGCAGGCCATCAGCTACGCGCTGGACCGGCAGCAGATCCTGGACGGGGCCTGGAGCGGGTACGGCAGCCTGATCGGCGGCCACGAGGCGCCCACCGACCCGTGGTTCACCGACCTGACCGGGGTGTACCCGCACGACGTGGCCAAGGCCCGCGCCCTGCTCGCCGAGGCCGGGCAGAGTGACCTCCGGCTGACCCTGAAGCTGCCGCCGGTCCCGTACGCGCAGGCCGCCGGGGCGATCGTGGTCTCCCAGCTCGCCGAGGCGGGCATCACCGTCGAGGCCAGTTCGGTGACCTTCCCGGTGTGGCTGGACCAGGTCTTCGGGCAGGCCGACTACGACCTGACGATCGTCAACCACGTCGAGCCGCGGGACATCTCCACCATCTTCGGCGATCCTGCGTACTACACCCGGTACGACAACGCCCAGGTGCGCGACCTGTTCGCCGCCGGCGACGCCGGTACTCCGGAGGAGTACGTCGCCGACTACCGGGCGGCGATGGAGACCATCACCCAGGACGCGGCGGCGGCGTGGCTGTGGTCGTTCCCGAACCTGGTGGTGGCCGACGCGTCCGTCCGCGGTCTACCGCAGAACGCCATCGGTGAGTCGTTCGACCTGACCACCGTCTCCGTGGGCTGA
- a CDS encoding ABC transporter permease has translation MTWPLLRRVGIFLLSVLVASVAVFALLTVLGDPARTALGTGATDEAVAALRTRFGLDRSLVTQYLDWAGGILHGDFGVSYVSGVPIGPQIADRLAVTLWLVAGAVVVSLVVAVPCGVLAAVRRGRPEGTLVSVLSQVGVAVPAFLAGLLLVTVFAVTLGWLPANGYRVPAQDPGGFLAHMVLPWLSLGLVQGAVLTRYVRSAVLDELNQDYLRTARSTGLTTMQAVVRHGLRNAALPVLTVLGVQLVTVLVGAVVVERVFVIPGIGSWLADSVGRQDLLAVQGIVLVLVVFALAVSFLVDVAAAALDPRVRRG, from the coding sequence ATGACCTGGCCGTTGCTGCGTCGGGTGGGCATCTTCCTGCTCAGCGTCCTCGTCGCCTCCGTCGCGGTCTTCGCCCTGCTCACCGTGCTGGGTGACCCCGCCCGCACGGCCCTGGGCACCGGGGCGACGGACGAGGCCGTGGCCGCCCTGCGGACCCGGTTCGGGCTCGACCGTTCCCTGGTCACCCAGTACCTGGACTGGGCCGGCGGGATCCTGCACGGCGACTTCGGGGTGTCCTACGTGTCCGGGGTGCCGATCGGTCCGCAGATCGCGGACCGGTTGGCGGTCACCCTGTGGTTGGTCGCCGGCGCGGTGGTGGTCTCGCTGGTCGTCGCGGTGCCGTGCGGGGTGCTGGCCGCCGTGCGTCGGGGTCGGCCGGAGGGCACCCTGGTGTCGGTGCTGTCCCAGGTCGGCGTGGCCGTCCCCGCCTTCCTGGCCGGGCTGTTGCTGGTCACCGTGTTCGCCGTGACGCTCGGCTGGCTGCCGGCCAACGGCTACCGGGTGCCGGCCCAGGACCCTGGGGGCTTCCTGGCGCACATGGTGCTGCCGTGGCTCTCCCTCGGGCTGGTGCAGGGCGCGGTGCTGACCCGGTACGTGCGCAGCGCGGTCCTGGACGAACTCAACCAGGACTACCTGCGCACCGCCCGGTCCACCGGGTTGACCACGATGCAGGCGGTGGTCCGGCACGGGCTGCGCAACGCGGCCCTGCCGGTGCTGACCGTGCTCGGGGTGCAACTGGTGACCGTGCTGGTCGGTGCGGTGGTGGTGGAGCGGGTGTTCGTCATCCCCGGGATCGGTTCGTGGCTGGCCGATTCGGTGGGCCGGCAGGATCTGCTGGCCGTGCAGGGCATCGTGCTGGTCCTCGTCGTGTTCGCGCTGGCCGTCTCCTTCCTGGTCGACGTGGCCGCGGCCGCGCTCGACCCGCGGGTGCGGCGCGGATGA
- a CDS encoding ABC transporter permease, which translates to MTAAPVAARSRRRDPSLVVGAVLVAVIVLVAVVSVFWTPWSTIFTDVAHRSVGPGTAGHLLGTDLRGRDIASLLMAGARTTVYVGIVAVGIAAVVGVPLGVLAGMAGPRVSELLLRVTDLWLAFPALLTALILAAVRGASVTTAMIAIGVATVPGFVRVVRTGTRRVMGTDYVQAARVAGVSGPGIALTHVLPNVRGVIIVQCSVSYAIAILAEAALSYLGLGAGPTTASWGRMLYEAQPALSFQPLMLLWPGLAVLLAVLGFTLLGDGLRDRSDPMLEVR; encoded by the coding sequence ATGACGGCGGCCCCGGTCGCGGCCCGCTCCCGCCGGCGCGACCCCTCGCTGGTGGTCGGCGCCGTCCTCGTCGCGGTCATCGTCCTGGTCGCCGTCGTGTCGGTGTTCTGGACGCCGTGGTCGACCATCTTCACCGACGTCGCGCACCGGAGCGTCGGCCCGGGGACGGCCGGCCATCTGCTCGGCACGGATCTGCGCGGACGGGACATCGCATCGCTGCTGATGGCCGGGGCACGGACGACGGTGTACGTCGGCATCGTCGCGGTCGGCATCGCCGCCGTGGTCGGGGTCCCGCTCGGCGTCCTGGCCGGGATGGCCGGTCCCCGGGTGTCCGAGCTGCTGCTCCGGGTCACCGATCTGTGGTTGGCGTTCCCGGCCCTGCTGACGGCACTGATCCTGGCGGCCGTCCGCGGTGCGTCGGTGACCACCGCGATGATCGCCATCGGGGTCGCCACGGTGCCGGGCTTCGTCCGGGTGGTCCGCACGGGCACCCGACGGGTGATGGGTACCGACTACGTCCAGGCGGCGCGGGTCGCGGGGGTGTCCGGGCCGGGCATCGCGCTGACCCACGTGCTGCCGAACGTGCGCGGGGTGATCATCGTCCAGTGCTCGGTGTCGTACGCGATCGCCATCTTGGCCGAGGCGGCGCTGTCCTATCTCGGGTTGGGTGCCGGGCCGACGACGGCTTCCTGGGGCCGCATGCTCTACGAGGCTCAGCCGGCCCTGTCGTTCCAGCCGCTGATGCTGCTGTGGCCGGGGCTGGCCGTCCTGCTCGCCGTGCTCGGTTTCACCCTGCTCGGCGACGGGCTGCGGGACCGTTCCGATCCGATGCTGGAGGTCCGGTGA
- a CDS encoding ATP-binding cassette domain-containing protein — translation MTGSAAVRVRGLTITGAAGPLVRDVSFEVGAGERVGVIGTSGSGKTLTCLAVAGLLPATLAMTGSITLAGGDLELTTASERELAAVRGSRVGMVFQEPMTALNPTWKVGRQVAGAMRRRVPPRRSATAVLDLLARTGLDDPARIADSYPHQLSGGQRQRIVLAIALADRPDLLVCDEPTTALDVTVQARVLALIAARTREVGSALLFISHDLAVVASVCDRILVMDDGAIVESGPVVRLLTAPEHDRTRALLADADLGGTR, via the coding sequence GTGACCGGGAGCGCGGCGGTGCGCGTGCGGGGGCTGACGATCACCGGCGCGGCCGGGCCGCTCGTCCGCGACGTCTCGTTCGAGGTCGGTGCGGGGGAGCGGGTCGGCGTCATCGGAACCTCCGGGTCGGGCAAGACGCTGACCTGTCTGGCCGTGGCGGGCCTGCTGCCCGCCACCCTGGCCATGACCGGGTCGATCACCCTGGCCGGTGGCGACCTGGAGCTGACCACCGCGTCCGAGCGGGAGCTGGCGGCGGTGCGCGGGAGCCGCGTCGGGATGGTCTTCCAGGAGCCGATGACGGCCCTGAACCCGACCTGGAAGGTGGGCCGACAGGTCGCCGGGGCGATGCGCCGTCGGGTCCCGCCTCGGCGATCGGCCACGGCGGTCCTCGATCTCCTCGCCCGGACCGGGTTGGACGACCCGGCCCGCATCGCGGACTCCTACCCGCACCAGCTCTCCGGGGGCCAACGGCAGCGCATCGTGCTGGCCATCGCCCTGGCCGACCGTCCCGATCTGCTGGTCTGCGACGAGCCGACCACCGCCCTGGACGTCACCGTGCAGGCCCGGGTGCTGGCGCTCATCGCGGCGCGGACCCGGGAGGTCGGTTCGGCCCTGCTCTTCATCTCCCACGACCTCGCCGTCGTCGCGTCGGTGTGCGACCGGATCCTGGTCATGGACGACGGCGCGATCGTCGAGTCGGGGCCGGTGGTCCGCCTGCTCACCGCGCCGGAGCACGACCGCACCCGGGCACTGCTGGCCGATGCCGACCTGGGCGGGACGCGATGA
- a CDS encoding ATP-binding cassette domain-containing protein: protein MTDPVVRITGAQRVFRRPRTSLFTAPGQVTALAGVDLTVRRGERFGIVGESGSGKTTLLRALAGLDRLTAGTVEVDGRDVTACSAADRMHLTRRLQMVFQDPMGSLDPRMRVGAIVAEPLRVHGGDGGTAERVRAALARVGLDPDAVDRYPHQFSGGQRQRISLARAVVGGPAILLADEAVSALDVTVRAQVLDLLAELVRERSLTLVFVSHDLGVVRRLCERVAVMRAGEIVETGATGDVLDAPTHPYTAELVAAVPSVRGALEAARERERAAAEAAAGGADTAFPPPD from the coding sequence ATGACCGATCCCGTCGTCCGGATCACCGGGGCGCAGCGCGTGTTCCGCCGACCACGCACCTCGCTGTTCACCGCCCCCGGCCAGGTCACCGCCCTGGCCGGGGTCGACCTGACCGTCCGGCGTGGCGAGCGGTTCGGCATCGTCGGCGAGTCCGGGTCGGGAAAGACGACCCTGCTGCGGGCGCTGGCCGGCCTCGACCGGCTCACCGCCGGCACCGTCGAGGTGGACGGCCGGGACGTCACCGCGTGTTCGGCGGCCGACCGGATGCACCTGACCCGCCGGCTGCAGATGGTGTTCCAGGATCCGATGGGTTCGCTCGATCCCCGCATGCGGGTCGGCGCCATCGTCGCCGAGCCGTTGCGGGTGCACGGCGGCGACGGGGGAACGGCGGAGCGGGTCCGGGCGGCGCTCGCCCGGGTCGGGCTCGACCCGGACGCCGTCGACCGCTATCCGCACCAGTTCTCCGGCGGGCAACGCCAGCGGATCTCCCTGGCCCGGGCCGTCGTCGGCGGCCCGGCGATCCTGCTCGCCGACGAGGCGGTGTCCGCACTGGACGTGACCGTCCGGGCGCAGGTCCTCGACCTGCTGGCCGAGCTCGTCCGTGAACGATCGCTGACCCTGGTCTTCGTCTCGCACGACCTCGGGGTGGTCCGCCGGCTGTGCGAACGGGTCGCGGTGATGCGCGCGGGGGAGATCGTCGAGACCGGGGCGACCGGGGACGTGCTGGACGCCCCCACCCACCCGTACACGGCGGAGCTCGTCGCCGCCGTGCCCTCGGTGCGGGGGGCGCTGGAGGCGGCCAGGGAACGGGAACGGGCGGCCGCCGAGGCTGCGGCGGGCGGCGCCGACACCGCGTTCCCGCCGCCCGACTGA
- a CDS encoding DUF2277 domain-containing protein has translation MCRNIRVLHNFEPPATGDEVHAAALQYVRKISGTTKPSAANQAAFDEAVLEIAAATRHLLGHLTTAAPPKDRDVEAAKARARSAQRFATT, from the coding sequence ATGTGTCGAAACATCCGCGTCCTGCACAACTTCGAGCCCCCGGCGACCGGGGACGAGGTGCACGCCGCCGCCCTGCAGTACGTCCGCAAGATCAGCGGGACGACCAAGCCGTCGGCGGCCAACCAGGCCGCCTTCGACGAGGCCGTGCTGGAGATCGCCGCGGCGACCCGGCACCTGCTCGGCCACCTGACCACCGCCGCGCCCCCGAAGGACCGGGACGTGGAGGCGGCCAAGGCCAGGGCCCGCAGCGCGCAGCGGTTCGCGACCACCTGA
- a CDS encoding DUF998 domain-containing protein → MGSRVGRACVAACWLLWIGVQAGAGDPLIPDISYSQYGLGPRGWMFSLWAVLLGIGPLLLWRARPVPGRAPILCLAVGTVGTLVMAVVRTDAGGLQQSLQAQVHAAGAIAAMVALPTGIVLALRFAPTRVARTAAGLGLASLAGLLLIGAAAAGVDILGIGQQDAWAFWQGFTVLVDMLLLGLYAVAVGSLPVRPAAGRPDAPPPAPRVPAVPDGPAGSAPERATSQRPHAG, encoded by the coding sequence ATGGGGTCGCGGGTGGGTCGAGCGTGCGTGGCCGCGTGCTGGCTGCTGTGGATCGGCGTGCAGGCCGGCGCCGGCGATCCGTTGATCCCGGACATCTCCTACAGCCAGTACGGGTTGGGTCCGCGCGGCTGGATGTTCTCCCTGTGGGCCGTCCTGCTCGGGATCGGACCCCTGCTGCTCTGGCGGGCCCGGCCGGTGCCCGGCCGCGCGCCGATCCTCTGCCTGGCCGTCGGCACCGTCGGGACGCTGGTGATGGCCGTCGTCCGGACCGACGCGGGCGGCCTGCAGCAGTCCCTGCAGGCCCAGGTGCATGCGGCCGGGGCCATCGCCGCCATGGTCGCCCTGCCCACCGGGATCGTGCTGGCCCTGCGGTTCGCGCCCACCCGCGTCGCGCGGACGGCCGCCGGCCTGGGTCTCGCGTCGTTGGCCGGTCTGCTGCTCATCGGCGCGGCGGCGGCCGGGGTGGACATCCTGGGCATCGGTCAGCAGGACGCCTGGGCCTTCTGGCAGGGCTTCACCGTGCTCGTCGACATGCTGCTGCTGGGTCTGTACGCCGTCGCGGTCGGCTCGCTGCCGGTCCGTCCCGCGGCGGGGCGTCCGGACGCGCCCCCGCCCGCACCGCGCGTCCCGGCCGTTCCGGACGGGCCGGCGGGGTCGGCGCCGGAGCGAGCAACATCACAGCGCCCACACGCCGGCTGA
- a CDS encoding MFS transporter has translation MTPPLDLGLAPSTAGPSAGISTGPSSDAAPVPPAGLDAERSAPVAPGPRSVTPALVALALGGFAIGVTEFASMGLLPTIAGSLGVSEPTAGHLISAYALGVVVGAPALAVLGARVSRRALLIALIGLFAAGHVAGALAPDLTSLTIARFVSGLPHGAYFGVAAVVAASLVPAARRGRAIASVMLGLTVANIIGVPVATAIGQAWGWRAAFWLVAALGVVTMVGVRLVVPAVRRDASASMTQELTALSRLQVWLTLAAGVVGFGGIFAVYTYITSTLTETAGLSLGWVPLVLALFGVGMTLGTVIGGRLADWSVPRTILLGMVGIVAVMVLFTVATRHPLTAAGGVFLLGLATASTMPAMQARLMDVADGAQSLAASLSHAAGNLGNALGAWLGGVVIAAGLGYPSLGWVGGALAAAGLLVMVVAFGIDRTTRPHRSVVIARGRAVLGRSTSATDDATSKPGTR, from the coding sequence ATGACCCCGCCGCTCGACCTCGGTCTCGCACCCTCCACCGCCGGCCCGTCCGCCGGCATCTCCACCGGCCCGTCCAGCGACGCAGCCCCGGTCCCGCCCGCCGGGCTCGACGCGGAACGGTCGGCGCCCGTCGCTCCCGGGCCGCGGTCGGTGACTCCGGCTCTGGTCGCGCTGGCGCTGGGTGGTTTTGCGATCGGCGTCACCGAGTTCGCCTCGATGGGTCTGCTGCCGACCATCGCCGGATCGCTCGGGGTCTCCGAGCCGACCGCCGGACACCTGATCTCCGCCTACGCCCTCGGGGTGGTGGTCGGGGCACCGGCCCTGGCCGTCCTCGGCGCCCGGGTGTCCCGCCGGGCCCTGCTGATCGCCCTGATCGGTCTGTTCGCGGCCGGGCACGTGGCCGGGGCACTGGCCCCCGATCTGACCAGCCTGACCATCGCCCGGTTCGTCTCCGGACTCCCGCACGGCGCCTACTTCGGGGTGGCCGCGGTTGTCGCGGCCTCGCTGGTACCCGCCGCCCGCCGGGGCCGGGCCATCGCCTCGGTCATGCTCGGGCTCACCGTGGCCAACATCATCGGTGTGCCGGTGGCGACGGCGATCGGGCAGGCCTGGGGCTGGCGGGCCGCGTTCTGGCTGGTCGCCGCGCTGGGCGTGGTCACCATGGTCGGGGTCAGGCTGGTCGTCCCGGCCGTGCGGCGGGACGCCTCCGCCAGCATGACCCAGGAGCTGACCGCGCTGTCCCGACTGCAGGTCTGGCTGACCCTGGCCGCGGGTGTGGTCGGCTTCGGCGGGATCTTCGCCGTCTACACCTACATCACCTCGACGCTGACCGAGACGGCCGGGCTCTCCCTCGGTTGGGTCCCACTGGTGCTGGCCCTGTTCGGCGTGGGCATGACGCTGGGCACCGTGATCGGCGGTCGGCTGGCCGACTGGTCGGTGCCGCGCACGATCCTGCTGGGCATGGTGGGCATCGTCGCGGTGATGGTGTTGTTCACCGTGGCCACCCGGCACCCGCTGACCGCGGCCGGCGGCGTCTTCCTGCTCGGCCTGGCGACCGCCTCGACCATGCCGGCGATGCAGGCCCGGTTGATGGACGTGGCCGACGGCGCCCAGTCGCTGGCCGCCTCGCTCAGTCACGCCGCCGGCAATCTCGGCAACGCGTTGGGGGCCTGGTTGGGCGGTGTGGTCATCGCGGCCGGGCTCGGCTACCCGTCGCTGGGCTGGGTGGGCGGGGCACTGGCCGCCGCGGGCCTGCTCGTCATGGTGGTGGCGTTCGGGATCGACCGCACCACCCGGCCCCACCGTTCGGTCGTCATCGCCCGCGGGCGTGCGGTGCTGGGGCGATCCACCTCCGCCACCGACGATGCGACGTCGAAGCCGGGCACCCGGTAA
- a CDS encoding NAD(P)/FAD-dependent oxidoreductase: MSESVLPVRAAASARRRPHVVIVGGGFAGLSALRSLQSSDVDITLVDRHTYNAFQPLLYQVATAGLNPGDVTFFLRAARMRQRNVSFRQGLVTGIDTESNELSFQDGATMSFDYLILASGATTNYFGTKGAEENSLAIYTRAQALTLRDRIFTNLEHAAASNSGDDVAIVVVGAGPTGVEMAGALAELRNDAMAAIYPELDPRRTHIVLVEMTDKVLGPFAPSLREYAAKALRERGVELRLNTSVAEVREDGVLFGSGEFLKAGVVIWATGVAVPKIVGEWGMPQGRGGRITTDADLRVTGFPNIFAVGDVGLAPDPQPQLAQPALQGGKHAGKQIAALVTGRPTQPFVYHDKGTMATVGRRAAVADIALPGKRSVRLTGTIAWLVWLFIHIIMLLGNRNRLATLINLTTKYLAPSRRTNPIVGDVPVFEHQRS, from the coding sequence ATGAGTGAATCGGTCCTCCCCGTCCGCGCCGCCGCGTCGGCTCGCCGGCGCCCGCACGTCGTGATCGTCGGCGGTGGTTTCGCCGGTCTGTCCGCGCTGCGCTCGCTGCAGAGCTCCGATGTCGACATCACCCTGGTCGACCGGCACACCTACAACGCCTTCCAGCCGCTGCTGTACCAGGTCGCGACGGCCGGGCTGAACCCCGGCGACGTCACCTTCTTCCTGCGCGCCGCGCGGATGCGGCAGCGCAACGTCAGCTTCCGCCAGGGTCTGGTCACCGGCATCGACACCGAGAGCAACGAGCTGTCCTTCCAGGACGGCGCGACGATGTCGTTCGACTACCTGATCCTCGCCTCGGGCGCGACGACGAACTACTTCGGCACCAAGGGTGCCGAGGAGAACTCCCTGGCGATCTACACCCGCGCCCAGGCGTTGACCCTGCGCGACCGCATCTTCACCAACCTCGAGCACGCCGCCGCCTCCAACTCCGGCGACGACGTGGCGATCGTGGTCGTCGGTGCCGGCCCCACCGGCGTCGAGATGGCCGGCGCGCTGGCCGAGCTGCGCAACGACGCCATGGCGGCCATCTACCCCGAGCTGGATCCGCGTCGCACCCACATCGTGCTGGTCGAGATGACCGACAAGGTGCTCGGGCCGTTCGCCCCGAGCCTGCGCGAGTACGCGGCCAAGGCTCTCCGCGAGCGCGGCGTCGAGCTGCGGCTCAACACCTCGGTGGCCGAGGTCCGCGAGGACGGCGTGCTGTTCGGCAGCGGCGAGTTCCTCAAGGCCGGCGTGGTCATCTGGGCCACCGGCGTGGCCGTGCCCAAGATCGTCGGCGAATGGGGCATGCCCCAGGGCCGCGGCGGGCGCATCACCACCGATGCCGATCTGCGCGTCACCGGGTTCCCCAACATCTTCGCGGTGGGTGACGTCGGCCTCGCGCCGGACCCGCAGCCGCAGCTGGCCCAGCCCGCCCTGCAGGGCGGCAAGCACGCCGGCAAGCAGATCGCGGCCCTGGTCACCGGTCGCCCGACGCAGCCGTTCGTGTACCACGACAAGGGCACGATGGCCACGGTCGGCCGTCGCGCCGCGGTGGCCGACATCGCCCTGCCGGGCAAGCGGTCGGTCCGTCTCACCGGTACCATCGCCTGGCTGGTGTGGCTGTTCATCCACATCATCATGCTGCTGGGCAACCGGAACCGGTTGGCTACGCTGATCAACCTCACCACCAAGTACCTGGCGCCCTCCCGCCGGACGAACCCGATCGTCGGGGACGTGCCGGTGTTCGAGCACCAGCGTTCCTGA
- a CDS encoding MarR family winged helix-turn-helix transcriptional regulator, producing MTVRWLDDRELAGWRGLQRLRGPLAAALNRQLTQDSGLSNADYEVLVVLSELEDGVLRVGELGRMTGWEKSRLSHHLKRMQTRGLISRRECSTDGRGAFVEITPVGRQAIGEAAPGHVAAVRRLVVDLLTPAELDALAAIGDKVNARLAAEGCCETDGE from the coding sequence GTGACGGTGCGATGGTTGGACGATCGGGAGCTCGCCGGGTGGCGTGGGCTGCAGCGGCTGCGAGGCCCGCTGGCGGCTGCGCTGAACCGCCAGCTCACCCAGGACTCGGGTCTGTCCAACGCCGACTACGAGGTGCTGGTGGTGCTCTCCGAGCTCGAGGACGGTGTCCTGCGCGTCGGTGAGCTCGGTCGGATGACCGGGTGGGAGAAGAGCCGCCTGTCCCACCACCTCAAGCGCATGCAGACCCGTGGGCTGATCAGCCGGCGGGAATGTTCCACCGACGGTCGTGGCGCGTTCGTCGAGATCACCCCGGTCGGTCGCCAGGCCATCGGTGAGGCCGCTCCCGGGCACGTCGCCGCCGTCCGCCGGTTGGTCGTCGATCTGCTGACGCCCGCCGAACTCGACGCCCTCGCGGCCATCGGGGACAAGGTCAACGCCCGGCTCGCCGCCGAGGGCTGCTGCGAGACCGACGGCGAATGA
- a CDS encoding DUF5709 domain-containing protein, protein MSNPLETPEQIDESNAGTEVHGADGVAEQLTAGDTLDPRALGDSLDEGYSPPDREPSVHVPTEAEEEEGASLDELLAAETPEVWDREDTSLFDEEGDEVGTERAGRLIDTDGGLGDLEKDLLAEDVGIDGAGASAEEAAVHIVADDER, encoded by the coding sequence GTGTCGAACCCGTTGGAAACCCCCGAGCAGATCGACGAGAGCAACGCCGGCACCGAGGTGCACGGCGCCGACGGGGTGGCCGAGCAGCTGACCGCCGGGGACACCCTGGACCCCCGCGCGCTGGGTGACTCGTTGGACGAGGGCTACTCCCCGCCCGACCGCGAGCCGTCGGTGCACGTGCCCACCGAGGCCGAGGAGGAGGAGGGCGCCAGCCTGGACGAACTGCTGGCCGCCGAGACCCCCGAGGTGTGGGACCGCGAGGACACTTCCCTGTTCGACGAGGAGGGTGACGAGGTCGGCACCGAGCGGGCCGGCCGGTTGATCGACACCGACGGCGGCCTCGGCGACCTCGAGAAGGACCTGCTCGCCGAGGATGTCGGCATCGACGGTGCCGGGGCCAGTGCCGAGGAGGCCGCGGTCCACATCGTCGCCGACGACGAGCGCTGA